Below is a window of Clostridia bacterium DNA.
GCCAACCGTCAGGCTGTGCTCCTATCCAACCAAATAGTAGTCATGGCTCGAAAATCAGAAGAAATGAACCGCAAATTTCCCAACATGAACATTATGCCTAAAAACTTTGAAATAGCGCTGAAGCAAATGGAGGGAAACCTAAGGGGCCTCTATAGCACCGTTCAAACCATTAACAGCTTACTGTCGAAAATGGTACACGAGATCGGTCTTTAACAAACAAGGTCATTTTTGAAAGGAGGTTGTAACGGTGTTTAAAGGTGTCGTAGAAAGCATTGCCGGGCTGTCACTGGTGGCAAAAGCCGTCCCGGTAATCGGCTTAGTCCTAGCGCTTGGTGCCACTGGCGCTGCCAGCGGAGGCATCAATATGATTGCTACTATGAATAATATGTATGCTACCATGCAAAGCATGGAAGAGAAGATGGGTGCATTGCCCCAGATGAACGAAACCCTAGGAGTGATGACCAAGCACCTGGAGCGAATTGATGAGAACCTGGCAGCTACTCGAGCTAATACTGAAGAAATGAAAGGCACCATGCAAGCAATGGTTGCCACTCTGGGATCCATGGAAAAAAGCATGAACAGTATGGCTGCCAGCATGAACACTATGAATGCTAAACTAAGCCAAATGGCTGCCACTGTTAGCGCCATGAACCAGAGCATGGGCGTGCTCAACGAAAAGCTCGGTGCCATGGGCAAGCTGATGGAAGGCATGACTGGGGAGATGAAGAAGCTGAATGCCCAGATCACAACTATGGTTGCCACTATGGACGGCATGAATGAGACCCTAGGCGGCATGAGCCTAACCATGGGCGAGATGAATAGCAAAATGGCAAACTTGCTAGGGCAGATGGAAGGTATGAACGCCAAAATGGACCAAGTTATCAAGACCTTAGATGAAATGAACAAGAAATTCCCTGATATGTCATCGACTGGTCCAATCTTTAAGCTAATTCAGCCTGTAACCGGACTGCTAGACCAACTGATGGGGATGTTCAACAAAGTCAATGCCCAAGCAGCATCGCTGAACAATACTATGAAGTTCCTCCAAAAGCAGAATGCTGGCGCTACCCAATAAATCCTCTTCCCATGCCGGGCGCCGGGGGTAACTCCGGCGCCTTTTTCATTATGTTTGCTCACGAGGGCTTGCTTGCATTTCTAGTTAGCTAGAGCAAGGATTAGCTCACTCCAAGCCGGCAGTCTAGGAATACCTACAGATTTGGTTTGGGGGCAGGAATTCTTTGAGGGTTAGGCGAAATTTGTCCGTAAAATCGGTGAGGAGCCATAAAATTTGCTGGGGGTATTAGGTAATGGCAAGGGAGCGAATTGTATTTAGCCGCGATCGGAAAACGGCGGTTTTTTACGATCCGCGGCTGGGTTTTCAAAGATCGGAAGTCGAATGCGAAATTAGGAAAGATCCTTTGACTGGTGCGACTAGCCGGATTGCCCATTTGGGCGCAGCTACCCTAGCAAAGCCGGATTTTTCTATTTTTGTGAGCGAGGATGCCCAGTTAATGTGTCCATTCTGTCCCCAAAATCTAGATAAGGTAACCCCGAGATTTCCTGATTGGATATGCCCGGAGGGTCGCCTAAGCTACGGGGAGGCCACTGTTGTTCCCAATCTCCTACCGTATGACGCTCATAGCGCCGTGGTGGTCATGGGGCGGCAGCATTTTGTTGGCTTGGAACAGTTTACGGTAGAGGTGTTGGTAAACGCCTTTCAGGCTGCAGTACAGTATGCCCGACGGGTCCGTAAAGCCTGCTCAGACCTTCCATATACTTTGCTGGCCTGGAATTACATGCCTCCTTCAGGGGGTACCCAGGTGCATCCTCACCTGCAAACGTTTGTAACTAGCTATCCTGGAAATCAGTATTGCCAGGAACAAGCTGCTTCTCGGCAATACTATGATCACTGGGGATGTAGTTATTGGGCTGATCTGATCCGGACGGAAAAAGAAGCTGGGGAGCGCTACTTAGGCGCAACTGGTGCGGTGGAGTGGCTCAGCGCCTTTGCACCTATGGGCATGGCCGGGGACATCCTCATTGTCTTTCCCAATAAGTACAGCCTCTTCGACCTGACCAGCGACGATTGGACCGATTTTACCCATGGCCTGGTGAGGGCTTTTAAGTACTTTCAAGCAACTTCTGTCTATAGCTTCAACTTGGCTTTTTATCCTGGGACTGAGGGGCAGCAATACTTTTGGGTCCACGCCCGAATGACACCGCGCTTTCCCCTGCATCCAGTCCTTAATGCTCCGGATGTCAACGTTTTTCAGCTTCTTTACCGAGAGGGGCTGGCCATTCGCACTCCAGAAGTTTTGGCCAGTGAATTGCGGCCATATTTTCAGGGACAAGATGGGTAAGACAGAAGTCAATGCTTGACTTTGCACGCTGGCGCGACCTACAATCAAAGAAGCACAGTTACGGGTGTGCAAATCCGAGGCACGCTCAAAGCCTGAACTAGCGGGGGATCGAGCTGGTGGCACAACTTAGTCACGTTGACGAAAAGGGTCAGGCCCGAATGGTTGATGTAACCAGTAAACCCTCGACTATGCGCGAAGCGATAGCTCGAGGACGAGTGCGAATGCAACCCACAACTCTGGCCTTAATTGCCGATGGTTCTATCTCTAAGGGGGATGTGTTGGCAACAGCGCGAGTAGCAGGTATTATGGCGGCCAAGCAAGTAGGATCGTTGATTCCCTTGTGCCATCCCCTCAATCTAACTTCGGTCACAGTTGACTTCGATTTTAACTACGAGAGTAGCGCGGTAGAGATTGAAGCGGTGGCCCGGGTAAACGGGCCTACCGGAGTAGAAATGGAGGCTCTGACTGCTGTTAGCGTAGCTGGTCTTACCATTTATGATATGTGCAAAGCAGTAGACAGAGGTATGGTAGTGGGTGATATCAGGTTAGTCAAGAAGAGCGGTGGCAAGAGCGGTACTTATGTCAGACCGGGTGAAGATTATAGTAAGGAGTAAAGGCAAATCATGGCATTATCCTGTGGCTTAGTAGGACTGCCCACTGTGGGCAAGACCACTTTCTTTAACCTGCTTAC
It encodes the following:
- the moaC gene encoding cyclic pyranopterin monophosphate synthase MoaC, giving the protein MAQLSHVDEKGQARMVDVTSKPSTMREAIARGRVRMQPTTLALIADGSISKGDVLATARVAGIMAAKQVGSLIPLCHPLNLTSVTVDFDFNYESSAVEIEAVARVNGPTGVEMEALTAVSVAGLTIYDMCKAVDRGMVVGDIRLVKKSGGKSGTYVRPGEDYSKE